In Colletotrichum higginsianum IMI 349063 chromosome 3, whole genome shotgun sequence, a genomic segment contains:
- a CDS encoding D-isomer specific 2-hydroxyacid dehydrogenase has protein sequence MASAQDIAGVSAHSKQLEVSASLGLSTSPTATFQSPPSSFAGAALTRRPAPKLLKPFDTQDIKILLLENVNQTGKDILTEQGYQVEALKTSLPEDQLIEKIRDVHVIGIRSKTKLTEKVLREAKNLLVIGCFCIGTNQVDLEYAAAHGIAVFNSPFANSRSVAELVIAEIITLARQLGDRSNEMHRGTWNKVSAKCWEIRGKTLGIVGYGHIGSQLSVLAEAMGMNVVYYDTVNLMALGTSRQVPTLENLLEEADFVTLHVPELPETKNMISTAQLEKMKTGAYLINASRGSVVDIQALINAMRSGKIAGAALDVYPNEPAANGDYFNSSLNSWGEDLRSLNNIILTPHIGGSTEEAQRAIGVEVAEALVRYINQGVTLNSVNLPEVNLRSLTLDEPEHARVIYIHRNVPGVLRRVNEILGNHNVDKQISDSKGDIAYLMADVSSVKTDDIKEISDGLDSLSSRILTRVLY, from the exons ATGGCCTCAGCACAGGATATCGCCGGCGTCTCTGCCCACAGCAAGCAGCTCGAAGTCTCTGCCAGTCTGGGTCTGTCAACGTCGCCCACAGCCACTTTCCAgtcccccccttccagctTTGCTGGTGCTGCGTTGACCCGGAGACCTGCCCCCAAGCTTCTGAAACCCTTCGACACACAGGATATCAAGATCCTGCTTCTCGAGAATGTAAACCAGACCGGCAAGGACATCCTTACCGAACAGGGCTACCAGGTCGAGGCTCTCAAGACCTCCTTGCCCGAAGACCAGCTCATCGAGAAGATCCG GGACGTGCATGTCATTGGCATTCGCTCCAAGACCAAGTTAACCGAGAAGGTCCTGCGCGAAGCCAAGAACTTGCTTGTCATTGGTTGCTTCTGCATCGGCACCAACCAGGTTGATCTCGAATATGCTGCTGCCCACGGTATTGCCGTCTTCAATTCTCCCTTCGCCAACTCGCGCAGTGTCGCGGAGCTTGTCATTGCCGAGATCATCACTCTGGCCCGTCAGCTCGGTGACCGTTCCAACGAAATGCACCGGGGCACATGGAACAAGGTCAGCGCTAAGTGCTGGGAAATCCGCGGGAAAACTCTTG GCATTGTCGGTTATGGCCACATTGGCTCTCAGTTGTCCGTTttggccgaggccatgggCATGAACGTTGTGTACTATGATACCGTCAACCTCATGGCCCTAGGTACCTCGAGACAAGTGCCCACCCTAGAAAACttgctcgaggaggccgactTTGTCACCCTGCACGTGCCGGAGCTCCCAGAGACCAAGAACATGATTTCCACTGCTCAGCTagagaagatgaagaccGGCGCTTACCTTATCAATGCCAGCCGTGGCAGCGTCGTTGATATACAGGCTCTTATCAACGCCATGCGCTCCGGCAAGATTGCTGGCGCTGCTCTCGACGTCTACCCCAATGAGCCGGCAGCCAATGGCGACTACTTCAACAGCTCGCTCAACTCATGGGGCGAGGACCTGCGTAGCTTGAACAACATCATCTTGACACCCCACATTGGTGGTTCGACTGAGGAGGCTCAGCGAGCTATCGGTGTCGAAG TTGCCGAGGCGCTCGTGCGCTACATTAACCAGGGTGTCACCCTCAACAGTGTGAACTTGCCCGAGGTCAACCTGAGATCGCTGACTCTGGACGAGCCTGAACACGCTCGT GTCATCTACATTCACCGAAACGTTCCTGGTGTCTTGCGCAGAG TCAACGAGATTCTTGGCAACCACAACGTCGACAAACAAATTTCCGACAGCAAGGGCGAT ATTGCCTACCTGATGGCCGATGTCAGCAGTGTCAAGACCGACGACATCAAGGAGATTTCCGATGGACTGGATTCTCTCAGCT CGCGCATTTTGACCCGTGTTCTGTACTAG